In Hasllibacter sp. MH4015, the following proteins share a genomic window:
- a CDS encoding beta-ketoacyl-ACP synthase III, which produces MFEPAITGSGVFTPALSISNDELVVAFNAYADRWNAEHAAGIKAGEVEAMAHSSSDFIVAASGIERRFVLDKSGILDPDVMHPWLPERDMDQPGFMAEMGVDACRKALDMAGVAAGDVDAVICAASNHERAYPAIAIEIQQELGIGGFGFDMNVACSSATFGIQAAADMVRSGSIRRALVVNPEICSAHLEWRDRDCHFIFGDVATAVLIERADDAKGPHFAIKSTRCATQFSDNIRNNNGFLRRTRPGHMDDRRDMLFMQNGRKVFKEVLPLVSNHIAEHMADTGVQADDLKRLWLHQANKTMNDYIGRKVLGRVPEAGEQPNILQDYANTSSAGSIIAFAKYSDDLSPGDTGLICSFGAGYSVGSVIVERAG; this is translated from the coding sequence ATGTTTGAACCAGCCATCACCGGATCGGGCGTTTTCACGCCCGCGCTCAGCATCTCCAACGATGAGCTTGTGGTGGCCTTCAACGCCTATGCCGACCGGTGGAACGCCGAACATGCCGCCGGTATCAAGGCCGGAGAGGTGGAGGCGATGGCCCATTCCTCCTCCGATTTCATCGTCGCGGCATCCGGCATCGAACGCCGCTTCGTGCTCGACAAAAGCGGCATCCTCGATCCCGACGTGATGCATCCCTGGCTGCCGGAGCGGGACATGGATCAACCCGGTTTCATGGCCGAGATGGGCGTGGATGCCTGCCGCAAGGCGCTCGACATGGCCGGCGTGGCGGCGGGCGATGTGGACGCGGTGATCTGTGCCGCCTCGAACCACGAACGCGCCTATCCCGCCATCGCGATCGAGATCCAGCAGGAACTGGGCATTGGCGGCTTCGGCTTCGACATGAACGTCGCGTGTTCGTCCGCCACCTTCGGCATCCAGGCCGCCGCCGACATGGTCCGCTCCGGCTCCATCCGCCGCGCGCTTGTTGTGAACCCCGAGATCTGCTCGGCCCACCTGGAATGGCGCGACCGCGATTGCCACTTCATCTTCGGCGATGTGGCAACGGCGGTCCTGATCGAGCGGGCCGACGACGCGAAGGGCCCCCATTTCGCGATCAAATCCACCCGCTGCGCCACGCAATTCTCCGACAACATCCGCAACAATAACGGGTTCCTGCGCCGCACCCGCCCGGGCCACATGGACGACCGCCGCGACATGCTGTTCATGCAAAACGGGCGCAAGGTCTTCAAGGAAGTGCTGCCCCTGGTTTCCAACCACATCGCGGAGCACATGGCCGATACCGGCGTCCAGGCCGATGACCTCAAGCGCCTCTGGCTGCACCAGGCCAACAAGACCATGAACGATTACATCGGCCGGAAGGTCCTCGGCCGCGTGCCGGAGGCGGGCGAGCAACCCAATATCCTTCAGGATTACGCCAACACGTCCTCGGCGGGCTCCATCATCGCATTCGCGAAATATTCCGATGACCTCTCGCCGGGCGATACCGGCCTGATCTGCTCCTTCGGCGCGGGCTATTCCGTGGGCTCCGTCATCGTGGAACGGGCGGGCTGA
- a CDS encoding ABC transporter substrate-binding protein: MGRREFLTRATALGVTAAGAYSLIGATPARADGHIQQGGTLRIQQDVRALKDPPTYDWPQMANVSRGWLEYLVQYNADGVFEPRLLESWEVNDDATQYLLNLRQGVMWNDGTPFTAEDVAYNFTRWCDASMEGNSMASRMAALIEGEAIREGALEIVDEHTVRLNLSRPDITILPTISDYASAIVQNGFSGNPADNPVGTGPYRLVSLEVGVGAVVERNPDHTWWGEGTGAFLDRVEYVDLGTDQAAHVAAAEAGEIDMLYETLGDFIDVMDAIGWQKSEAISANSLVLRTNQSVAPYDDVRVRRALALATDNAVLMELGVNGLGTVAENHHVCPIHPEYADIGPAVQDVAAAQSLMEEAGQTDFEHELISIDDSWRRPTTDALAAQLRDAGFNVTRTIYPGNTFWNDWNNYPFSSTDWGHRPLGVQNLTLAYTSGAAWNETAFANEEFDTLLAEASAIADANARSEVMAQIQQIMIDEGVVIQPFWRSIYRHYTDNVVGAETHPIFEIHIHKLGLAA; the protein is encoded by the coding sequence ATGGGCCGGCGCGAGTTTCTGACCCGCGCCACGGCGCTGGGTGTCACCGCCGCCGGCGCCTATTCGCTGATCGGGGCGACCCCGGCGCGCGCCGATGGCCATATCCAGCAAGGCGGCACGCTGCGCATCCAGCAAGACGTGCGCGCGCTGAAAGATCCGCCCACCTATGACTGGCCGCAAATGGCCAATGTCAGCCGCGGCTGGCTTGAGTATCTCGTGCAATACAACGCCGATGGCGTGTTCGAGCCGCGCCTGCTGGAAAGCTGGGAGGTCAACGACGACGCCACCCAATATCTGCTGAACCTGCGCCAGGGCGTGATGTGGAACGACGGCACGCCGTTCACCGCCGAAGACGTCGCCTACAACTTCACCCGCTGGTGCGATGCCTCGATGGAAGGCAATTCCATGGCCTCGCGCATGGCCGCCCTGATCGAGGGGGAAGCGATCCGCGAAGGCGCCCTGGAAATCGTGGATGAGCATACCGTGCGCCTGAACCTGTCGCGCCCGGACATCACGATCCTGCCCACGATCTCGGATTATGCCTCCGCCATCGTGCAGAATGGCTTCTCCGGCAATCCGGCCGACAATCCCGTGGGCACCGGCCCCTATCGCCTCGTGTCGCTCGAAGTGGGCGTGGGCGCGGTCGTGGAACGCAACCCCGACCACACCTGGTGGGGCGAAGGCACCGGCGCCTTCCTCGACCGCGTGGAATACGTCGATCTTGGCACCGACCAGGCGGCCCATGTCGCGGCGGCCGAAGCCGGTGAGATCGACATGCTCTACGAAACGCTCGGTGATTTCATCGACGTCATGGACGCGATCGGCTGGCAGAAATCCGAAGCGATCTCGGCCAATTCGCTGGTGCTGCGGACCAACCAGTCCGTTGCGCCCTACGACGATGTCCGTGTGCGCCGCGCGCTGGCGCTCGCCACCGACAACGCGGTCCTGATGGAGCTTGGGGTCAACGGCCTCGGCACCGTGGCCGAAAACCACCATGTCTGCCCGATCCACCCGGAATACGCCGATATCGGCCCGGCGGTGCAGGATGTGGCCGCGGCGCAGTCGCTGATGGAGGAAGCCGGTCAGACGGATTTCGAGCATGAGTTGATTTCCATCGACGACAGCTGGCGCCGTCCGACGACCGATGCGCTGGCCGCGCAATTGCGCGATGCGGGCTTCAACGTCACGCGGACGATCTATCCCGGCAACACCTTCTGGAACGACTGGAACAACTACCCGTTCTCGTCCACCGATTGGGGCCACCGCCCCCTCGGCGTCCAGAACCTCACGCTGGCCTATACCAGCGGTGCCGCCTGGAACGAGACGGCGTTTGCCAACGAGGAGTTCGATACGCTCCTCGCAGAAGCCTCCGCCATCGCGGACGCCAATGCACGCTCCGAGGTGATGGCCCAGATCCAGCAGATCATGATCGACGAAGGGGTGGTGATCCAGCCGTTCTGGCGCTCGATCTACCGCCACTACACCGACAACGTGGTGGGCGCGGAAACGCACCCGATCTTCGAGATCCACATCCACAAACTCGGCCTCGCGGCCTGA
- a CDS encoding ABC transporter ATP-binding protein translates to MSEVALDLDAVEKVYNRGKPNEIAVLRGASARIARGEIVGLIAPSGAGKSTLLHIAGLLDTPDAGAVAIAGEAITGTSETARTNARREKVGFVYQFHHLLPEFSAAENIVLPQLANGVARAAADARAEDLLGRVGLAARAGHRPGELSGGEQQRVAFCRALANQPALLLADEPTGNLDPATSDTVFDVLMDLVRGTGLSALIATHNHELAARMDRVVRLDDGVLTDA, encoded by the coding sequence ATGAGTGAAGTCGCCCTGGACCTGGACGCGGTCGAGAAGGTCTATAACCGCGGCAAACCCAACGAGATCGCGGTTCTGCGCGGCGCGTCGGCGCGGATCGCACGGGGCGAGATCGTGGGCCTGATCGCGCCATCGGGGGCGGGGAAATCCACGCTTCTGCACATAGCCGGCCTGCTTGACACGCCCGATGCGGGCGCAGTCGCGATTGCGGGCGAGGCCATTACCGGAACGTCCGAGACCGCCCGGACCAATGCGCGGCGCGAGAAGGTGGGGTTCGTCTATCAATTCCATCACCTGCTGCCGGAATTCTCCGCCGCCGAAAACATCGTGCTGCCGCAACTGGCCAATGGCGTGGCGCGTGCGGCGGCCGATGCGCGGGCCGAGGATCTGTTGGGGCGCGTGGGCCTTGCGGCGCGCGCCGGTCACAGGCCGGGCGAATTGTCGGGCGGGGAACAGCAGCGCGTCGCGTTTTGTCGGGCGCTGGCCAATCAACCCGCGCTTCTGCTGGCCGATGAGCCGACCGGCAACCTTGACCCCGCAACATCGGACACGGTGTTCGACGTGTTGATGGACCTGGTGCGCGGCACCGGGCTGTCGGCGCTGATCGCGACCCACAATCACGAATTGGCCGCGCGCATGGACCGCGTGGTGCGGCTGGACGACGGTGTTCTGACGGACGCCTAG
- a CDS encoding tetratricopeptide repeat protein yields MTIKRSLINILVTAVFCGIPVIAVAQSSVDDLLDRLANPDLRNWEVVENDVMQRWTLSGSATADYLLRRGQEALDAEDYAAAYDHLTALVDHAPDFAEGWSTRATLFFEQQMYGPAIADLQRALALEPRHFGALAGMGIMLEDMGQYDEALEAYEAAHAIHPNQPDILRLLNGLRVQLEGEAL; encoded by the coding sequence ATGACGATTAAGCGATCCCTCATCAACATTCTCGTTACGGCAGTTTTCTGCGGGATTCCCGTAATTGCCGTCGCGCAATCGAGCGTGGACGACCTGTTGGACCGGTTGGCGAATCCCGACCTGCGCAACTGGGAAGTGGTGGAAAACGACGTGATGCAACGCTGGACCCTGTCGGGGTCGGCGACCGCGGATTACCTGCTGCGCCGCGGGCAGGAGGCGCTGGATGCGGAGGATTACGCCGCCGCCTACGATCATCTGACCGCGTTGGTCGACCATGCGCCGGATTTCGCCGAGGGCTGGAGCACCCGGGCGACGCTGTTTTTCGAACAGCAGATGTACGGCCCCGCCATCGCCGATCTGCAGCGCGCCCTTGCCCTGGAACCGCGCCATTTCGGGGCCTTGGCCGGGATGGGCATCATGCTGGAGGATATGGGACAGTATGACGAGGCGTTGGAAGCCTACGAGGCGGCCCATGCTATACATCCCAACCAGCCGGACATATTGAGGCTTCTGAACGGGCTGCGCGTGCAGCTTGAGGGAGAGGCGCTCTGA
- a CDS encoding VOC family protein yields MKIGAFSISLSVADLARSRDFYETLGFSAMGGDPDHGYLIMKNGDALIGLFQGMFEGNLLTFNPGWDQDARNLDEFDDVRAIKAAIVGAGHVVEQEQGGADGPASFVTRDPDGNVILIDQHR; encoded by the coding sequence ATGAAGATCGGTGCGTTTTCGATATCTCTGTCCGTGGCGGACCTCGCCCGGTCGCGGGACTTCTACGAGACCCTCGGCTTTTCCGCGATGGGCGGTGATCCGGATCACGGCTACCTCATCATGAAAAACGGCGATGCGCTGATCGGCCTGTTCCAGGGCATGTTCGAGGGCAATCTGCTGACCTTCAATCCCGGCTGGGACCAGGATGCCCGGAACCTCGACGAATTCGACGACGTGCGCGCGATCAAGGCGGCAATCGTCGGCGCGGGCCATGTCGTGGAGCAGGAACAGGGCGGTGCGGACGGCCCGGCCAGCTTCGTCACCCGCGACCCCGACGGCAACGTGATCCTGATCGACCAGCACCGATAG
- a CDS encoding ABC transporter permease, producing MSAPKPFSGYEFLIAWRYLRARRSDGGVSAMTWISFIGIALAVMALIATLSVRSGFRAEFVGTILGANPHVAVYDVAELNDAGRLERALEDYEAVAEAVRGVAGVEHAAAVIRGQVLSSYAGRNSAVEVIGIAPDDLAAVPLVAEPEFSQGALQSFGAPTEITPDVDGALPIPGGPGIAIGSGVARELGASVGDRIRLISPDGARTPFGTSPRVSTYEVVYIFQVGRWDIDRTRVYIPFDEAQTYFNRDGIADEVQVTVTEPEEIGQYVLPLLQAGGDVQIWTWEDSSGAFLRALQMEDNIMFIILSILVLIATMNIVSGLIMLVKNKSRDIGILRTIGLSEGAILRIFFICGSSIGVAGTLLGVALGCAFAIWIDPIFSFVNFVAGGGVWDPSVRMISSLPAKLELDDVMSAVLLSLGLSFIITIFPARRAARMNPVEALRYE from the coding sequence ATGAGCGCCCCCAAACCGTTCTCGGGCTACGAGTTCCTGATCGCCTGGCGCTACCTGCGTGCGCGGCGCAGCGATGGCGGCGTGTCGGCGATGACATGGATCAGTTTCATCGGTATCGCGCTGGCGGTAATGGCCCTGATCGCGACATTGTCGGTCCGCTCGGGCTTTCGGGCGGAATTCGTGGGAACGATCCTGGGCGCGAACCCCCATGTGGCGGTCTATGACGTGGCGGAACTGAACGACGCGGGCCGATTGGAGCGCGCGTTGGAGGATTACGAGGCGGTGGCAGAGGCGGTGCGCGGCGTGGCCGGCGTCGAACATGCCGCTGCCGTGATCCGGGGCCAGGTCCTGTCGAGCTATGCGGGGCGCAATTCGGCGGTGGAGGTGATCGGCATCGCGCCGGACGATCTGGCCGCCGTGCCGCTGGTCGCGGAGCCGGAATTCTCCCAAGGCGCGCTGCAATCTTTCGGGGCGCCCACGGAAATCACACCCGATGTCGACGGCGCCTTGCCCATTCCGGGCGGGCCGGGCATCGCCATCGGATCGGGCGTGGCGCGGGAATTGGGCGCGAGCGTGGGCGACCGGATTCGCCTGATCTCCCCCGACGGGGCGCGCACGCCGTTTGGCACCAGCCCGCGCGTCAGCACCTACGAGGTCGTCTATATCTTCCAGGTCGGCCGGTGGGACATCGACCGCACCCGCGTCTACATCCCCTTCGACGAGGCGCAGACCTATTTCAACCGCGACGGCATCGCCGACGAGGTACAGGTCACGGTGACCGAGCCCGAGGAGATCGGCCAATATGTCCTGCCCTTGCTGCAAGCGGGCGGGGACGTGCAGATCTGGACGTGGGAGGACAGCTCCGGCGCGTTCCTGAGGGCGTTGCAGATGGAGGACAACATCATGTTCATCATCCTGTCGATCCTCGTGCTGATCGCGACGATGAACATCGTCTCGGGCCTCATCATGCTGGTGAAGAACAAGTCGCGCGACATCGGTATCCTGCGCACCATCGGGCTGAGTGAGGGGGCGATCCTGCGCATCTTCTTCATCTGCGGCTCCAGCATCGGGGTGGCGGGAACGTTGCTTGGCGTGGCGTTGGGTTGTGCCTTCGCGATCTGGATCGACCCGATCTTCAGCTTCGTGAACTTCGTGGCGGGCGGCGGGGTCTGGGACCCGTCGGTGCGCATGATCTCCAGCCTTCCGGCCAAGCTGGAACTGGATGATGTTATGAGCGCGGTCTTGCTGTCGCTTGGGCTCAGCTTCATCATCACGATCTTCCCGGCGCGCCGCGCGGCCCGCATGAACCCGGTGGAGGCGCTGCGCTATGAGTGA
- a CDS encoding alpha/beta hydrolase, producing the protein MLEAATATGLTPAPFDAELARGPAGAEAWWVEASDGTRLRFGVWPGGEAGTVLMFPGRTEYVEKYGLVAEDLAKGGYTTVAFDWRGQGLADRPPHDRGMGHVEDFEEYQRDVKAFVAAIEALSLPKPWYLIGHSMGGCIGLRALYNGLDVAAAAFTGPMWGLQLAPFLQAITPAVMAVSGPLGLSRRYAPTTGPWTRMDFDDNTLTTDRAQFDYMFAQTDAHPEMTLGGPSFSWVKAALVETAELMALDPLDLPVTAIVGSRERIVAVDAVETRMASWPGGKFVSVAGAEHEVLMENPARRGQTFDEILGLFAAHPA; encoded by the coding sequence ATGCTGGAGGCTGCGACCGCGACCGGACTGACCCCCGCCCCCTTCGATGCGGAACTCGCCCGCGGCCCCGCCGGGGCGGAGGCGTGGTGGGTGGAGGCCAGCGATGGCACCCGCCTGCGCTTCGGCGTCTGGCCGGGCGGGGAGGCGGGCACGGTCCTGATGTTCCCCGGTCGCACCGAATACGTGGAAAAATACGGCCTCGTGGCCGAGGATCTGGCAAAGGGCGGCTATACCACCGTCGCATTCGATTGGCGCGGACAAGGCCTGGCCGACCGCCCGCCCCATGATCGCGGTATGGGCCACGTCGAGGATTTTGAGGAATATCAACGGGATGTGAAAGCCTTCGTCGCCGCGATCGAAGCGTTGAGCCTGCCCAAGCCGTGGTACCTGATCGGGCATTCCATGGGCGGATGCATCGGCCTGCGTGCGCTCTATAACGGCCTCGACGTTGCGGCGGCGGCCTTCACCGGGCCGATGTGGGGCCTGCAACTGGCGCCTTTCCTGCAAGCCATCACACCCGCCGTCATGGCGGTCTCCGGCCCGCTTGGCCTGTCGCGGCGCTACGCCCCCACGACCGGCCCTTGGACGCGGATGGACTTCGACGACAACACGCTCACCACCGACCGCGCGCAGTTCGACTACATGTTCGCGCAAACCGACGCCCACCCGGAAATGACCCTGGGCGGCCCGTCCTTTTCGTGGGTGAAGGCGGCCCTTGTCGAAACGGCCGAGCTTATGGCGCTCGACCCGCTGGACCTGCCCGTGACCGCGATTGTCGGCTCCCGCGAGCGGATCGTGGCCGTGGACGCGGTGGAGACGCGGATGGCGTCTTGGCCCGGTGGCAAGTTCGTCTCCGTCGCGGGCGCGGAGCACGAGGTTCTGATGGAAAATCCGGCACGCCGGGGCCAGACCTTCGATGAGATCCTCGGCCTGTTCGCGGCCCATCCCGCCTAG
- a CDS encoding helicase-related protein: MKDLGGRGRVAAVLGPTNTGKTHYAIDRMLAHRTGVIGLPLRLLAREVYDKIVAIRGPSVVALVTGEERIVPPRTQYWVCTVEAMPLENGADFVAIDEIQLCADPERGHVFTDRLLYARGLHETLFMGADTMRNAIAALVPGAEFLRRERFSQLVYAGSKKISRMPGRSAIVGFSVENLYATAELLRRQKGGAAVVMGALSPRTRNAQVELYQNGDVDVLVATDAIGMGLNLDIKHVAFSGLRKFDGRKMRDLWPNELAQIAGRAGRHTADGSFGVTGEAPLLDDQVAEAIVNHRFAPVRKVMWRNSDLDFGSADRLIASLDEGTRDEWLQKARQADDLGAFKAISARPEIAERLGDARAVRLLWDVCRIPDFRGISHAEHAELLGRIFEFLHETRRVPDDWLARQVKRIDRPQGDIDTLSKRLAYIRTWTYVAQRNGWVDDVAHWRGETRAVEDRLSDALHTALTQRFVDRRTSVLLRRLKQRESLVADVNDQGEVSVEGQVLGRIEGFRFRQDETASPDEAKTLKQAALAALKPEFHLRADRMYNAPDTEFDLTEQGGLMWGELAVGKLTKGDEAMKPVPEAFVDEEAGEEVVQKVQRRLQHFIDRRIAAQFEPLLAMSRDEGVTGLARGVAFQLLENFGIVPRGEIAEDVKALDQEARGLLRKHGVRFGQYTIFLPALLKPAPTRLRLVMWGLWKGIDVFPDSPPPGLVTIPVDPAAPEGHATMAGYKPAGQRAIRIDMLERLADLLRNENSRAGFEANPDMLSISGLTLEQFADLMGGLGYKAEKGERVKVKAAPEAPKTTDAAPKPEEGAEPAASTAPEGADETLLQDLPGDAVEGAEAREAAPEPAPEPAAEDVGEPAPETVAAPADDTPQDTAPEMEVFYTFTWAPRGRGAARPRREDGGQRGAPKGKRNEGGKGGGKRNDRGKGGKRQGGERDTKPKTYTFKPEKSDKVDPDNPFAALAALKDKT, from the coding sequence ATGAAGGATCTTGGAGGCCGGGGTCGCGTTGCCGCCGTTCTGGGCCCGACGAATACCGGCAAGACCCACTACGCCATCGACCGGATGCTGGCCCACCGCACCGGCGTCATCGGCCTGCCGCTGCGTCTTCTGGCGCGGGAGGTCTATGACAAGATCGTCGCGATCCGGGGGCCGTCCGTCGTGGCTCTGGTCACGGGGGAGGAACGGATCGTCCCGCCGCGCACCCAATATTGGGTCTGCACGGTGGAGGCGATGCCGCTGGAAAACGGCGCGGATTTCGTGGCCATCGACGAGATCCAGCTTTGCGCCGATCCCGAGCGTGGGCATGTCTTCACCGACCGGTTGCTCTATGCCCGCGGCCTGCACGAGACGCTGTTCATGGGCGCGGATACGATGCGAAACGCCATCGCCGCGCTGGTGCCGGGGGCGGAATTCCTGCGCCGCGAACGTTTTTCACAGCTTGTGTACGCAGGTTCGAAAAAGATAAGCCGGATGCCCGGACGCAGCGCCATTGTGGGGTTTTCGGTTGAGAACCTCTATGCCACCGCCGAATTGCTGCGCCGCCAGAAGGGCGGTGCGGCGGTGGTGATGGGCGCGCTGTCCCCACGTACGCGCAACGCACAGGTGGAGTTGTACCAGAATGGCGACGTGGACGTGCTGGTCGCGACCGACGCCATCGGGATGGGCCTGAACCTCGACATCAAGCACGTGGCGTTTTCGGGCCTGCGCAAATTCGACGGGCGCAAGATGCGCGACCTTTGGCCCAACGAGTTGGCGCAGATCGCGGGGCGCGCGGGGCGGCATACCGCCGACGGCTCCTTCGGGGTGACAGGGGAGGCGCCGCTGCTGGACGACCAGGTGGCGGAGGCGATTGTGAACCACCGCTTCGCGCCGGTGCGCAAGGTCATGTGGCGCAACTCGGACCTCGATTTCGGATCGGCCGACCGGCTGATCGCCTCTCTCGACGAGGGTACCCGGGACGAATGGCTGCAAAAGGCGCGTCAGGCCGATGATCTGGGCGCGTTCAAGGCGATCAGCGCACGCCCCGAGATTGCGGAGCGCTTGGGCGATGCGCGCGCCGTGCGGCTGTTGTGGGATGTCTGCCGCATTCCGGATTTTCGGGGCATCAGCCACGCGGAACATGCGGAGCTTCTGGGCCGGATCTTCGAATTCCTGCACGAGACCCGCCGCGTCCCGGACGATTGGCTGGCCCGGCAGGTCAAACGCATCGACCGGCCCCAGGGCGATATCGACACCTTGTCGAAACGGCTGGCCTATATCCGCACCTGGACCTATGTGGCGCAGCGGAACGGGTGGGTGGACGATGTTGCCCATTGGCGCGGAGAGACACGTGCCGTAGAAGACCGACTGTCAGACGCGCTTCACACTGCGCTGACACAAAGATTTGTCGACCGGCGGACAAGCGTTTTGCTTCGCCGGTTGAAGCAGAGGGAGAGCCTTGTGGCTGACGTGAACGACCAGGGTGAAGTGAGTGTTGAGGGCCAGGTGCTGGGTCGGATCGAGGGATTCCGCTTCCGCCAGGATGAAACCGCCTCTCCCGACGAGGCCAAGACGCTCAAGCAGGCGGCGCTGGCGGCGTTGAAGCCGGAATTCCACCTGCGCGCGGACCGGATGTACAACGCGCCGGACACCGAGTTCGACCTGACCGAGCAGGGCGGGTTGATGTGGGGTGAACTGGCCGTGGGCAAGCTGACCAAGGGCGATGAGGCGATGAAGCCGGTGCCCGAGGCCTTCGTTGACGAAGAGGCCGGGGAAGAGGTGGTCCAGAAGGTCCAGCGCCGGTTGCAGCATTTCATCGACCGCCGCATCGCCGCACAGTTCGAGCCGTTGCTGGCGATGTCGCGCGACGAAGGTGTGACGGGGCTGGCGCGCGGCGTGGCGTTCCAGCTTCTGGAGAATTTCGGCATCGTGCCGCGCGGCGAGATTGCCGAGGACGTGAAGGCGCTGGACCAAGAGGCGCGCGGCCTGTTGCGCAAGCATGGCGTCCGATTCGGGCAATACACGATCTTCCTGCCTGCCTTGCTGAAGCCCGCGCCGACCCGGTTGCGCCTGGTGATGTGGGGCCTGTGGAAGGGCATCGACGTCTTCCCCGACAGCCCGCCGCCGGGCCTGGTGACGATCCCCGTCGATCCCGCAGCGCCGGAAGGCCACGCGACGATGGCGGGATACAAGCCCGCAGGCCAGCGCGCGATCCGCATCGACATGCTGGAGCGGTTGGCCGACCTTCTGCGCAACGAGAACAGCCGCGCGGGGTTCGAAGCGAACCCGGACATGCTGTCGATCTCGGGCCTGACGCTGGAGCAATTCGCCGATCTGATGGGTGGGTTGGGATACAAGGCCGAAAAGGGCGAGCGGGTGAAGGTGAAGGCCGCGCCCGAGGCCCCGAAGACCACGGACGCCGCGCCGAAGCCCGAGGAGGGTGCGGAGCCCGCGGCATCGACCGCCCCCGAAGGCGCGGATGAGACCCTCTTGCAGGATCTTCCCGGTGATGCGGTCGAAGGTGCTGAAGCGAGGGAAGCCGCGCCGGAACCTGCCCCTGAACCGGCCGCTGAAGACGTTGGCGAGCCCGCGCCGGAAACGGTCGCCGCGCCCGCCGACGACACCCCGCAAGACACAGCGCCGGAGATGGAGGTGTTCTATACCTTCACTTGGGCCCCGCGGGGCCGGGGGGCGGCCCGTCCGCGCCGCGAGGACGGTGGACAACGCGGCGCGCCCAAGGGCAAGCGCAACGAGGGCGGCAAGGGCGGCGGCAAGCGCAACGACCGTGGCAAGGGCGGCAAGCGCCAAGGTGGCGAGCGCGACACCAAGCCGAAGACCTACACGTTCAAGCCCGAGAAATCGGACAAGGTCGATCCCGACAATCCCTTTGCGGCGCTGGCCGCGCTCAAGGACAAGACCTGA
- a CDS encoding VOC family protein, whose product MFDHTGVNASDFARSKAFYDAALAALGSRHLFTVPPEFTDGAQVAGYGQDRPQFWLSEDAPHIPPVHIAFAARSRAQVDAFHAAALAAGGTDNGKPGLRPHYHDHYYGAFVLDPDGNNIEAVCHAPEG is encoded by the coding sequence ATGTTCGACCATACCGGTGTCAATGCCTCCGATTTCGCGCGGTCCAAGGCGTTCTACGACGCGGCCCTCGCCGCCCTCGGCTCCCGTCACCTCTTCACCGTACCGCCAGAATTTACCGACGGCGCGCAAGTCGCGGGATATGGACAGGACCGCCCGCAATTCTGGCTGAGCGAGGACGCGCCCCATATCCCGCCCGTCCACATCGCCTTCGCCGCCCGCTCCCGCGCGCAGGTCGATGCCTTCCACGCCGCCGCACTGGCCGCGGGTGGCACCGACAACGGCAAACCGGGCCTGCGCCCCCATTACCACGACCACTATTACGGGGCCTTCGTGCTCGATCCCGACGGCAACAATATCGAGGCCGTCTGCCACGCGCCCGAGGGCTGA
- a CDS encoding SCP2 sterol-binding domain-containing protein: MSNATIDAAVAAISEKLGGQGFDGSAKFVIEGEGAVMVDSAGARPAEDGDEAEVTMTATSETFQDIMSGDQNPTAAFMSGKLTLDGDMGTAMKLGGVLS, encoded by the coding sequence ATGAGCAACGCGACCATCGACGCCGCCGTGGCGGCGATTTCCGAGAAACTGGGTGGCCAGGGCTTTGACGGCTCCGCCAAATTCGTGATCGAAGGCGAAGGCGCCGTCATGGTCGATTCCGCCGGCGCCCGCCCCGCCGAGGATGGGGACGAGGCCGAGGTCACGATGACCGCCACGTCCGAGACCTTCCAGGACATCATGTCCGGCGATCAGAACCCCACCGCCGCCTTCATGTCCGGCAAGCTGACGCTGGACGGCGATATGGGCACGGCGATGAAACTGGGCGGCGTGCTCAGCTGA